The genomic stretch CTATGCTaaaccttcttgatcaactttATCATTAatgtgcatgacacttttgatctTTTTCTTCTATGATaatatttgtcttcatcaaaattgaactagatataagatatattcttcataagattctctttttgatgatgacaaactcatTGAATTCGTGTTTGGATAATTATTAGAAACTCTCCTCCTAAGTTGTTTATCTCCCTCTTAATTTGTGAATCTTGCAATGACAAAGTGTAACTTTTGATGtcatttaagtgtttttttaatccatacaaggatttgACAAACTTGCACACCTTTTGCTAATTACCAGAAAGTACATAACCTTCTAGTTATTTAAATCTCCTCATTGAGACATATATTTAGAAATgttgttttgacatccatttgatgaaataTAAGGTAATGCAAATAAGCTAATGAAAATGATACTCTAATTGTCGTCGTCCTTGCTAATAATATATATGTGTCAAAATAATCAACATTGTCATTTTGTCTAAATCCTTGGCTAATAATCTAGAGTTTTAGGTATTTAGTATACCATCTTTATGATTCTTCCTTCTAAACACCCACTTACatccaatggatcttgattaCTTAGGTAGATCAACAAGTTCTCAAGTATGTTAACTCTATACACACAAAATTTCATAGGGTCAAGGTCGATCTTGTTTGGCTTGTCTAGTTTACCAGAGACATCCACAATGTTAGTAAATCTACAAATGCCTACATaataagtttttctttttttcatagtCCGCATCACAAAAATAGAGAACAGATACACATTAGTGATTTCAGATGAAAAATCCAAAACCActcattataaataaataaataagtttaaaatatatataattaccaaaaaaaactcaatactactttataattttttaaggATACTTTTATAAATTGAAATAAGAGAGAGTTAAAATTTAGAAATTGCCCAAATAAAGCACACCTTTTGAGAGGACAAGCGACCATAAAGCAAAACGTTAAAATATATATCCTAAATTGATACAAATTTTAACCATTAATTTATTTCATTGCCTCAATAAATCCATTATATAATCCAATCCAATTATCCTCTTTCTTCAATCAATTAAGTTgttgcaacaaaaaaaaacacataaaacaaaatGAAGGTTTCAAGTTTTTCAACCATGATAATTCTCTTAACCATTTTCTCCATATTTTTCACACAACCAATCCAATGTCATTCACCAATGCCAGATTTGATCGAAGACGTATGCCAAAAAACACCTCATTATCACCTTTGTCTCGTaacattaaaatcaaatctataTGCACATCATCTAAAATCACATGAAGATATTTCTGGATTTGTTCGGATAATACTCCAAGTTGTCGCGGCACGAGCACCGGTTGTATTAGAACAAATTCAAGACATTTACAAGCAAACCGATCACACGCAATTGAAAATTGCTTTGGATAATTGCATAACAACTTATTCTAAAATAACAAAAGAGATTATTCCACAAGCTCTACAATGTAATGAGAAAAGTGATAATGTTGGTGTGAAAGAAAAAGTTACTATGGCAGAAAGTTTGGCTGAGTCTTGTGAGCAAAAATGCAAAGGGACTACTAGCTCTGGTGTTTCTCCACTTGGGGATAGTAGTGAATTTGTGCAGAATATGTGTTCAATTGCTGCGTCCATTGCTAGCATGcctcaatcaaagaaatcaacttaaaatTGAATTAGAAACCCAGGCATACAATCGTAAATATCAGGATTCGAAGTCTGATAATAATATTTAACCTAACAATATCATTTATGTCAGATGAGTTAGGATTTactgagtttattttatttatgagtaTATAATGTATTGATTGATATGTATGCCTTTTATAGCCCTTGAATTTTTgtttaattatgttgtttttttCAACAATTTGTACATGATGAAAAAAGGAGTACAAAGCTACAagcttgtttttattttttatttagtgttGTATTTTTGTATTAACTTAGTATTCTAGTTAGACAAATTGTaaacaaaatttatataataCTAGATTATCACGTGGAGTTATAGCTACACAAGCaaatagtgtttttttttttaatttaaaattttgatatttttaaaatttattttagtagGTACTTATTAACTAATCATTTaatgttatattatttttatgttaactAGCATTCAAACGGGCACTCCCGTGCCCGTTTGTCCGCTTTTTTAAATGCGCACAACAGGGAAAAATAAATGTTTGTATATCTTTTATGAGGTTTTTATTGTACATCGCTTTAAGGGTAATATTTTTTAGACGCAAATAGCAGAATTAAAATCAAGATGATAAATGTATGTTTTAAAAGGGTTTTAGTGAATTTCTTATATATAGTGATTTTATTATTCTCTAATATTAAACTATAAGAATTCAATTGAGATAGAACGCGCTTTATGATGTTTTTCACACACGTCTCCTTTCAAATAATATTATTTGAatacaattatttaaaaataaagtaagATGGTATGATATTcactttaaatatgtttttataatttattaccgAAGCCCGGGTAATCAACACTAAAAAAAAAGTTCTTGAGGCCAATTTAACAAttctaaaaaattaaatgttaaataaaGTCTTCCTCCTATCTCTATCCCCCTCCCTCTGtctctctccccctctctctctctctccctccttcTCTATCTCCCTCTCCATCCCCCTCCTTCTCTCTCCCccctctccctctccctctcctTCTCCCTTTCTCTCCTCTACCTCCCTCTCTCCCCCACCCCTCCCTCTCTCTCTAAAAAATATAGTACTCAACCATAATTTTTATCTGCACCATTTCTAACCAATTGTCTCAAATATTTCTATAAGttgtaaaaaaaaagtgaaaaaagaaataaatctcaaagattgaaactaaaatagaaataaatagtTATATAAAACATAATCACATGTCATCGTcgtttaaaaatttatataacaAAACATGATAGAATAAATACTAACAAATTAACAcaaacaaataagaaaaaaaaaatgagagTAATATTTTTATCCTTACAATTTAATCACGGTTTATCTCACCATCATTAAGTTGTGCTTTATGTAAATTTAAACGTGTCAAACACAAAACAATATATACCACATAATTATATGtcatcataatttaaaattttatataacaaaatatgataatatgaagaaaaaaatatatttatcctTATAATTTAATCACGGTTTATCTCACTATCATCAAATTGCACTCCCTTTACTCTATATATTTGAAATCAAAAGCAAGAacactaaaaaaatcaaaatgaaaGAAAGAATTCCATTTATAAAGATTGATATGTTTTTAGAGTTTTAGTACAAATCTGAAAAATAACCACGTTAAAAACCCTtcaaaaaatttttaaaaaaaatgtcatGAAATTTTTAGGACTATTTCATAATTGTCATCAGTTGCCCCATAATTTTGTCAAGACACAaaagaataaaagataaaatatattaCCTAAATATGATAAtactatttgatatatttttgctAAATGAATTTACTTAGTAATAGTAGTTTGGAATAAATATCACACAAAAATGGTTTTTTATATTTGAGATAATATGAGATGGCTATGTCGTCTTAATCAGAGACAATATTTTCATTCCACTTCAAAAAAATCTTCTTATATTACCACTACTGTGTTACACTCCCTGCatctattaaaaattaaaaataacaataataataaattaatagaaaaattgatataaaaataagAAGTTAGAAGAGAAtgttagaataaaagaaaaagagttatatgtaaagaaaaatacaaagaagatttcttcaataaaaataataaataaataaataagaaagagACAAATAGAAAAGAATGAGATAAAAGAATACATAGTAAAATAGAAGAACACACATGATAAGAAATGAGAAAGTGAGTAAagaagaataaaatattttttattcctttGGAAGATGAATTGAGATTTTTCCCTTTCTTTTGCCCTACAGTGACCACAAACTCACAATATTCATTTCTCTCACTTGATTATCTCATCTATTTTTCTCTCATAATATTTCATCCCTCTCACTcactctcatatatatatatatatatatatatatatatatatatatatatatatatatatatatatatatatatatatatatatatatatatatatatatatatatatctttcacGTATACGAACTGCTCCAATAATCACTCCCTTATTACTTCTCTTCTTCCCTTCTGCTTTAACTCTCAATGactttctcttattttatttggTCTCAAATTGTAAGAAAAAGAGTAATTAAAACTGCATTAATTTATCTAATCTACATGATACACTAaaaatgtgatgattttatatattattattgaagAAGTGAAGAAACTGTTATTTATGTATAAGAgtagttaattttaaaaactgCTATAAAGAAGTTATGCCATGGAAGTTATCAACCacacaattttttataattatattgtgttatttatttaaaaataaattaaagaatatttttggaataaaaataggtCAGTCCAAAATTGGGTATCCtctttatatattgttatagatttattttaaaataaatttaaattttgacaGGATTTTGCTTAAAGATATATTGATTTTCACCTATATTGACAAATCTATCTATACAATTGTTGgctaaaaaagaaattaatttatAGATATATTCAATGTGCTAAATTGATCTTTCATAGAAGAGATGATGGTTGAATCCTATTTCAACAAAAAATACTTGATGcatgatagagcaatggttgagTTCTATTTCAACATGAAAATACCTGATGCatgataaagcaaaaaaaaaactacaGCTAAATAAATTATTTAGTAATGGTAAAATTTATGTTACTAGTTAGACTTTTATTTAGTAGTTACTCTATATATTTAATAGTTATATATTTGACTTTTGTTTGGGCCTCTTAGTTTATTATTCGGTTAGCAATTTCATGTATAGTTTTTTTTAAGACAATAAGATATatcaaatgaataaaaaaattatttttaatttgcttaaatttaatatatatatatatatatatatatatatatatatatatatatatatatatatatatatatatatatatatatatatatatatatatatatatatatattctttccttttttattataaaaaccctaatttgatagtCCCCGTGAATACATAGTTATCATTCAAATAAAAAGACCATCAAGTCATTAACTATAtagttaaaaatgaaatatcaaaccACATGAAATATGAAACCACCTTGCCAAAATTCCCCTACAATTCATTACACTCATTAAAGGACATTCCAGTATTTGACAATAGCTTTTTTAATACCACTGGTAATTCAATCTGAATCTAAGAACAAAAGATGAAACCACCTTGCCTAAATTGCCCATTAGTGCTCAAATAATTTACATTCATTAAAGAACATAAAGAACATTTCAGTATTCGACAAAATCCCTTTGTAATAACATTTATAACTCAATCTAGAGCTAAGAATAAAAGATGAAACCACCTTGCCTAAATTTTTCTTCATTGTTAAACTAATTTATACTCATTAAATGACATTTTAGTATTTGACAAAAGTCATTTCTATTACAAATCGTAACTCAATCTAGAGTTGCCACGTGGTAAGGAAAGTTAAATTCGTAAATAAAACTTACTTTTTCCCTCCTTTTAAGAAAATaaactacacataatcattttctCTCCATCATTCTCTTCCCTCACTATTTGTGGACTTCAGCTAACTCATCATCTCCATCTCATTCACCACCAAATCACTTGCTTATTTACTCTTCATCATCAAGAGGTATGGTGGAAACTCAAATAAAATACAACACTCTGTCCTAATATTTCACGTTGTCATCTTAATCCAGCTATTCACCTTTTTTTCCACCTTCCTTATTTAAGTTTTTTCCTCTTCAACACCTCTAGTTTTTAGACAAGGTATGTCGGTTAACTTCTACAAATGTGTTTTTCCTAGATTTTGTGAGTATTGGTGGTATGTTTCATGTTTTTGTGGaatgcatatttatttttttggtgtCTTCCATTTTGTTGGATTTGATTATTTATTGTTCTCTTTTGTAATACTTGTATCCACTATTGTTTATAGATCATTCTAGTTTAAAAATAGAGCGTTGTTGATTCATTCTCGAAACTGATttttcactacaagaaaacagTGATTTAGCGTCGGCCAAAAGCTTTCGCTAACAGATTAAAAATCAACGCTAATAGGGTTTAGCGTCGGCCTTATATCGCTGTCTGGACAGACACTTCAAACCTAGAAGCTTCCAGTAGCCTGCAACCGACACTAACCTTAGCATCGACTTTAATAAACATTGTGGTGACTTTAattcattcatctttggtctacgCTATTATAGGTTTTAGCGTCGGCTTTTGGCCGACGCTACCATGTGACACGTGCTTGTTTATGATTTGCATCGGTCTAGAACGAGGCTAACTAATTAAACGTCATCATGTTGTGTCGACCTTGTGTGACGCTACATTGTGCCACATGTTTACATATGATTGGATAACCCACAAAAAATGCCTATTTACGACGGTTTTGGTCGACGTTAGAGTTGTTTTTTTTCAATCTATTTTTAGGACATACTAGAATCTATTTAAGCTAAAGACTGGTTgataaatatttgaaaaacatATAACTAATAATTAGTTATAAAACTAGTCAAAAACTTTGGGATCTATAAAACTAGTCAAGAACTTTGAAATCCATAAACAGCAATAAATTGGTTACATGATACAAAATTTATTACACATTCCTCTAATCAAACAAATTTACTTATCAAAATCTTGATAAGCTGCAAAGTATGTTTAAGCAATGGTGAGAATGAATAACACTAACGCATCAAAAGAAGAGATAAATGACCAAGGTATATCAAAATAAGTATACTTAAAACAAGCCCATTGAACATGCCAAGGTGTGTCAAAATAAGTATACTTATAAGTCAATCTATACATAAGGCAATCATAaactatttaaatatattatttgtgatAATCCTAACATATTATAAGTCAATCTAAACATAACATATGTTTCCCCATCCTAACATATTATAAGTGAATCTAAACATAACATATGTTTCCCTtttgcaccctaaaattttcccTCTTGTTTTCAACCATAATTGGCTTATTGtttcacatttcatatgcatctaTCCATTAGGTCATGAAAATCACAATAATTCATATCATTGGTTttctaaaagcatgggatcacATATTTCTTGTGATTTTGGTTTTCTCCATTTAAAGGGAAGGATTTGTCTCTCAAAGACTTtatttatcatcatcatcaaattacaaggatcatcatcttcttcaatattTCCTCAGTGCTAGGGTTTCATCATTGGTCCACCAGAGGTTAGAAATGAATTAAGATTTTGGCTTTCGTTAGATAAAATCAAGATTGGGGTTTGAGCATCAAGGTACAATACTCAAGGGGGTCTTCAAGGATATCATTTCATTGGCATTTAAAGTGTCTCAAGGTTTCCAACATCACTTTATGATCACAATATTCCAATTGGTTAAAAGTCACTTGATTCATTTGATACAAAGTCAACTGctcaaagtcaaagtttgacttttgagatttttgatcATCCATGGACTTCTCAATTCAAGAATCATGAAAATATGACCAATATGTGCATTTGATCAAGCctaatcaagaaaatcaaggaaatattaaaaataagggttttggaATTTTTCTAAGTACCAAAAAACTCATGTTCATCTAGCCAACTTCTTAAGGATATAACTTTTTCCTCAAGTATCCTAAATTTGCAAACAAGGGATCTTTGGAAAGGTACATGTCATATTTCAATGCGGTGAAAAAAATTTGAAGTCAAAAGGATCCTTAAAAGTGTTTAAATTTATGATCAAAATTGGTGTTTCAAGTTGTTGAAAAATCTCAACActcagaaaattttctaagtgttttgacCTTACCAAGGGCATGACTTTATGGCCAATTTGTGATCAATTCAAGCCACAATTTCGCATGCCCAAAAGATATACTTAAAGAATATATTACATACTTCATTGTTATGGAAAGAATGATTTAAAAATCTCATGTAAGTTGGAAGATATGAAGTGCTAAAGTTGAGGTTTCAAGGTTGTGGAAATAGCCAAATACCgtgaattttttctaagtgtttttctgttACAATATTGATTTTTGATGGCCAGTTTTTTTCATGATCCAAGATGATTTAACGAAAGTgatcaaaattaaatttatagAGGATTATTTCCTCTTTCCAAAGAGTCCAAGAGCACGAATTTATCTTACTTGAGCTAGGAGAATCAAAGGGTAGAAGTTGGCATACCAGAGCTATTTGTCTTGTTCAAGTTCATGTCACAAACCATGCCCAAATCTATTCCATGTTTAGAGATCTTTGATTACAGATCTAGATTGCTTCTAAATCTCAGAAAAAGGTGTGTTTTATACAAGTATTTGAGGCATTACACAAGAGCTTCAAGCATTGTCTAAGTTCCATGCCATTTATGGAGCATTTCTTCATAAAGCTCCATTTCCATTTTTGCAAAAGTTAACTTTAAACCCGAGTTGACTTTGTAAATGATATTTGCTTTAATCACACTTCATCCTTGCTCCTAATCACACTCTTCCATTCCCCATAATCTTCTCAACCACCCTAAAAATCTTGAAGCTATGCTTTGGAACCATGCCACTcatgaaaattcaaattttgaaactCAACCAAACCTTGATCAAACTCATTTCATCTGATCACAAACCCTCCCAAGGACCTCTAAATAGAGAGTCGTGCTCAAGACCTTACTACACTacaattaatcaagattctcaCTCAAAACTCCATTAAAACACCAAAAGaaccattttttttcaaaacttgatTCTCTTGCaagattttgttgaaattttattcaaacaccatccatatatcaACATTAATTTACTATAAACATTAGTCTGCAACTCTAATCACTCAAACACCATCATCCAACTCCCCCATTTTCACTTCCAAGTTAACTTGGTCAAGGAGTTTCAAGGCATCCAAAGCATTCTAAGCATATCATTGTGTTCCTAGGAGTGCAAGGAAGCTAAAGGAATCATCATTTCACTTATGTAAGTGCAAACAAGTGGCATTAAACCTATTCCAATAGGTACATTTTTTTGCAAATTTGAACTCACTCATACATACATTATTTTGAATGATTCTTGAAGCAAAACTGTAGTCTCTGATGTAAGGAGTGAAAGCCATATGCTCATGAGTTTTGGTTGTGCTTGAATGATATTTATATTGTGTttgaatttttagggttcttactttaATCTAAAAAATTATAATGTTTGAGTAAGAATTAATAAAAGTTAAATGCATATTCATAATCCTCATGAAAGTGAAATGAtatatttatttgtcatttttggTGATTAAATGAGAAAGTATGATTTTTCCATGAAAGCTTGAGCTTGATTTCATGAAGAAGATGACTCTGCCCAGCATGGGTCGATGCATAGTCATCCATTCGTCAACCTCCAGCctcaaaaaacagcttttttcattttttttgcttCAGTACGCGTCGACCTCCAAGGGCCATGCGTCGACCTCCTGCAAGCAGAGTTgttttttcacatttttcatttttcagaTTAGTATGCATCGACCTCTAGGGGTCATGCGTTGACGCATGGCTTgcttttttatccaaaaatatatttttgacttgCAAAATGAATCcctatgtgtcataccctaaaatttgacCTCCCAATTTCAAACATATATATGATTTTCAAACTTGGGTTTTGTAAATTGTTTTGGTTTATTCTAATATTTTGGGtaatatttatttgcaatttatataaaatagtttgattttgattatttGTTATAGAAAAAACTTGCTTATCTTTCAAATACCTgcaaaaaattatttatcttaAATGAATAGCCTAACACAGTTGGTAAGGAATTAGAGTTTGCAATTGCAAGGTCATGAGTTCAAATTCCCTCTTTTCAACTTATTGCATtttgttctaatttttttatctttttttttctattcACTCACCTTTGTCACTTTTTTGGTTATTAGActtatatttttgttaattattaatatggTTAGTAGTTTTTTAtgattattagaattattattatatagtatTAACATTCTAATtagatttattattaatttaatattattattattattattgctagTAATTTCTTAGTAGTGTAAATATTAGTGTTAATATTTATTTAGATTATTAAATTCATATCATTATTGTTactactataattattttttcattattcTACCACCATTGGTGATATGTTGGTGTTATGGTCTATAATCCACCGCCATTTATTTACACTTAAAACATACCAAATAAAACGTACCGAAACATTCCTAAACAAGCTTTAGTTGCACctcattttaagtttttaagtTTCGTAATAAATACGCGGTAGAAGGAAAAGAGACCAGATTCAAATTCCCATTAAAGGAGATATCTCATGCAATATCAAATCTTCAAAGTTCAATTTCTGAAAAAATCAGATCTTTTCCAATCAATAGGAACTTAAAAACAATTCCAAAACTTGAATCAAAATAAGGTAAATCAgatttcaaatcatcaaaatcATTCCTAGAATAATCAACCAAATTAAAGTCCAAAACTTATTGCCTTACTATATAAACAGAGAGAGTTCACGCTACAGGGGGAGGAGATCGAGAAACACAGCATTAGAATATTCATCCAAAATCGATGCTCATATAATATACTATCCTACACCATAACCAACATCACAGTTACAACACAGCAAAAAAATCTAacaatcaaaaagcaaaaaaacaACAATGAAATAGAAGAGGAAGATTTTTCGAAACTGAAATCTCTGACAAAACCCGTCAACCGCACAACCGCAGGAATCCGACGATACGTATCAACAGGCCCTTCCACCTCGACGCCACACACGGACGACCAATGGCCGTACTCCTCAGATTGCACGGCTCATTCACAACGTCGCTGTCGATGCTCCGCCGTGCCTACCCTTCGTCGTTGCCGTAAAGCTTTAAGAGGCAAgtttgtttttttccttttttttatgcCTTTAGTACTTGCTTCTTTTTGTGTTGGATGGTTGATTGaaagaattaaaaagaaatttgagAGAATGGATAGTTTTTCGGAAATAAG from Vicia villosa cultivar HV-30 ecotype Madison, WI linkage group LG4, Vvil1.0, whole genome shotgun sequence encodes the following:
- the LOC131599750 gene encoding cell wall / vacuolar inhibitor of fructosidase 1-like, encoding MKVSSFSTMIILLTIFSIFFTQPIQCHSPMPDLIEDVCQKTPHYHLCLVTLKSNLYAHHLKSHEDISGFVRIILQVVAARAPVVLEQIQDIYKQTDHTQLKIALDNCITTYSKITKEIIPQALQCNEKSDNVGVKEKVTMAESLAESCEQKCKGTTSSGVSPLGDSSEFVQNMCSIAASIASMPQSKKST